One Natrinema halophilum genomic window carries:
- a CDS encoding protoglobin domain-containing protein codes for MASDQIPGYTYGTDDIPDAPISMDEFDRLKQTVLFDEEDEEALRRAGDVLEEQIDDVLELWYGFVGDHDFLLYYFTDGEGNPDEEYLERVRERFGQWILDTCDAPYDEEWLNYQFEIGRRHTREKKNQVDDADAVDHIDMRYLVAFIYPITATIRDFLTAGDHTDEEVDEMYHAWFKSIVLQVTLWSYPYVPEENW; via the coding sequence ATGGCCAGTGATCAGATACCGGGGTATACGTACGGAACGGACGATATCCCCGATGCACCGATCAGTATGGACGAGTTCGATCGGTTGAAGCAGACGGTGCTGTTCGACGAGGAAGACGAGGAGGCACTTCGGCGAGCCGGCGACGTCCTCGAGGAACAGATCGACGACGTTCTCGAACTGTGGTACGGCTTCGTCGGTGACCACGACTTCCTGCTGTACTACTTTACAGACGGCGAGGGAAACCCCGACGAGGAGTATCTCGAGCGGGTCCGCGAGCGGTTCGGCCAGTGGATCCTCGATACCTGTGACGCGCCGTACGACGAGGAGTGGCTGAACTATCAGTTCGAAATCGGTCGTCGCCACACTCGCGAGAAGAAAAATCAGGTCGACGATGCGGACGCGGTCGATCACATCGACATGCGATATCTCGTCGCCTTCATCTATCCGATTACGGCGACGATTCGCGACTTTCTCACGGCGGGTGACCACACCGACGAGGAGGTTGACGAGATGTACCACGCCTGGTTCAAGTCGATCGTGTTGCAGGTAACCCTCTGGAGCTACCCGTACGTGCCGGAGGAAAACTGGTAA
- a CDS encoding M24 family metallopeptidase: MDKRERLEDYIESHNLDSVWFARPNSFAWMTGGSNVVDRETDAGVAAIGYDGRDVTLLTNNIEADRIVAEELPELEPSEVSVEQFPWYTTSLPEAIAERVPNDGRVAADISVAGLERIDPTPLRQPLTERDSERYRDLGRETAAAVESVCRELRPDDTEHEVASALRIALSAREIEAPVVLVGGAERAQRYRHYTPTQAELGEYALLSVTAERDGLHASCTRTVAFDGPDWLTDRHTAAARVETTALAATRDASGVVEVANETTTNTGETGSAGDVFGSIQNAYAELGYEGEWTNHHQGGAAGFAGREWIAAPDHEAPIVAPMAYAWNPTVKGAKSEDTALVTDDGIELLTTTDAWPTTTVAAVEYDLELDRPDVLELEA, translated from the coding sequence ATGGACAAACGCGAACGTCTCGAGGACTATATCGAGTCCCACAATCTCGATTCGGTCTGGTTCGCACGACCGAACTCGTTTGCGTGGATGACCGGCGGAAGCAACGTTGTCGATAGAGAAACTGATGCCGGCGTTGCGGCGATCGGGTACGACGGACGTGACGTGACTCTGCTCACGAACAACATCGAAGCCGACCGCATCGTGGCCGAGGAACTGCCGGAGCTGGAACCGAGCGAGGTTTCCGTCGAACAGTTCCCCTGGTACACGACGTCACTGCCCGAAGCCATCGCCGAACGCGTACCGAACGACGGTCGGGTGGCAGCCGATATTTCGGTTGCCGGCCTCGAGAGAATCGATCCGACACCGTTGCGTCAGCCGCTTACGGAACGCGACAGCGAACGATACCGCGACCTCGGGCGGGAGACGGCGGCCGCCGTCGAGTCGGTCTGTCGGGAACTGCGACCTGACGACACGGAACACGAGGTGGCGTCAGCCCTTCGCATCGCCCTTTCGGCTCGGGAGATCGAAGCGCCCGTCGTCCTCGTTGGTGGGGCAGAACGGGCACAGCGGTACCGACACTACACGCCGACGCAGGCTGAACTCGGCGAGTACGCCCTCCTCTCCGTGACCGCTGAACGAGATGGCCTCCACGCGAGTTGCACTCGAACAGTCGCCTTCGATGGACCGGACTGGCTTACAGACCGGCACACCGCCGCCGCTCGCGTAGAGACGACTGCACTGGCAGCGACGCGAGACGCTTCAGGTGTCGTGGAGGTTGCGAATGAAACGACTACCAATACCGGCGAGACCGGGTCGGCCGGTGACGTTTTCGGGTCGATCCAAAACGCCTACGCTGAACTCGGATACGAAGGCGAGTGGACGAACCATCATCAGGGCGGCGCCGCCGGCTTCGCCGGACGAGAGTGGATCGCCGCGCCCGACCACGAAGCACCGATTGTAGCGCCGATGGCCTATGCGTGGAATCCGACCGTCAAAGGCGCAAAGAGTGAAGACACTGCGCTCGTCACCGACGACGGGATCGAATTGCTGACGACGACTGACGCCTGGCCGACCACGACCGTCGCGGCAGTCGAGTACGACCTCGAGCTGGACCGTCCCGACGTCCTCGAACTCGAGGCATGA
- a CDS encoding DUF63 family protein, with translation MDDFIDRIGPERVWAATVASLVAVVVLGAVLFPQRVYVDIIWQYFWGPVVADAHSWNCVTWADGQQVPCGQAPADPGPTAEPGYTFVSYSGYIPTLVLLLVGVVFLIRRLEIDRYRAGFFALFPFMLFGGALRVVEDANAASFEATGEMAIQLPWSGFIISPLIYFTVFFIALIAVVSSVWLERNDYVTGYEYPLAGIGTALLTIAIVYLAYIAATEPYAEFHPLIPLVILVGATLTTMITWVGIERYAPELNRGTRNMGIIVIWAHAVDGVANVVGLDWATSLGLPANLVPKHPINRAIANTTADVLPADIVSTIGSAWPFLLVKVAAAIFIIWIFDDTVFEENPRYAILLMITVVAVGLGPGTRDMLRATFGV, from the coding sequence ATGGACGACTTCATCGATCGGATCGGGCCCGAACGCGTCTGGGCCGCGACCGTCGCGAGTCTCGTTGCCGTCGTGGTTCTCGGCGCTGTCCTGTTCCCGCAGCGGGTGTACGTCGACATCATCTGGCAGTATTTCTGGGGTCCGGTCGTGGCCGATGCTCACAGCTGGAACTGCGTCACCTGGGCCGACGGCCAACAGGTTCCTTGCGGCCAGGCACCCGCTGATCCCGGTCCAACCGCTGAACCCGGTTACACGTTCGTCTCCTATAGCGGCTACATCCCGACACTGGTCTTACTGTTGGTCGGGGTCGTCTTCCTCATTCGTCGCCTCGAGATCGACCGTTACCGGGCTGGCTTTTTCGCCCTGTTCCCGTTCATGCTCTTCGGCGGCGCGCTACGAGTCGTCGAAGATGCGAACGCGGCCTCGTTCGAAGCGACCGGCGAAATGGCCATCCAGCTCCCGTGGTCCGGCTTCATCATCAGTCCGCTCATCTACTTCACCGTCTTCTTCATCGCCCTCATCGCGGTGGTGAGCTCGGTCTGGCTCGAGCGCAACGACTACGTCACTGGCTATGAGTACCCACTGGCCGGAATCGGAACGGCGCTGCTGACGATCGCAATCGTCTACCTCGCGTACATCGCCGCAACGGAGCCGTACGCGGAATTCCACCCCCTGATTCCCCTCGTCATCCTCGTGGGTGCCACCCTCACTACCATGATCACCTGGGTCGGGATCGAACGGTATGCTCCGGAACTGAACCGCGGGACGCGGAACATGGGGATTATCGTCATCTGGGCCCACGCGGTCGACGGGGTCGCAAACGTCGTCGGCCTCGACTGGGCGACCTCGCTCGGATTGCCCGCTAATCTCGTTCCGAAGCACCCGATTAACCGAGCGATCGCCAATACGACGGCGGACGTTTTGCCCGCCGACATCGTTTCGACGATCGGCTCCGCCTGGCCGTTCCTGTTGGTGAAAGTCGCCGCCGCCATCTTCATCATCTGGATCTTCGACGATACCGTGTTCGAAGAGAACCCTCGCTATGCGATCTTGCTCATGATTACCGTCGTCGCCGTCGGCCTCGGACCCGGCACTCGCGACATGTTGCGGGCGACGTTCGGCGTCTGA
- a CDS encoding fibrillarin-like rRNA/tRNA 2'-O-methyltransferase: MSDNRPAGVERRSFDGDERLATHGEPVYGEPTDGEWRAWNPNRSKLGAMLELGMDTGLEGGETVLYLGAASGTTVSHVADFAGPTYAVEFAARPARDLLEAAKSRDRLFPLLKDARKPETYAHVVESDVDVIVQDVATRGQARVALENRRFLADDGRLLLAVKARSEDVTREPSAVYDDVREELSEGYEFVETRGLEEYHTDHLGIVAQPL, from the coding sequence ATGAGTGACAACCGTCCGGCGGGGGTCGAGCGCCGCTCGTTCGACGGAGATGAGCGACTCGCGACCCACGGCGAGCCGGTGTACGGCGAACCGACGGACGGCGAGTGGCGCGCCTGGAATCCGAACCGGTCGAAACTCGGTGCGATGCTCGAGCTGGGGATGGACACTGGTCTCGAGGGAGGCGAGACCGTCCTCTACCTGGGTGCCGCGAGCGGGACGACCGTGAGTCACGTCGCCGATTTCGCGGGACCCACCTACGCCGTCGAGTTCGCCGCGCGACCGGCGCGCGATCTGCTCGAGGCCGCGAAATCTCGCGATCGGCTCTTTCCGTTGCTCAAGGACGCGCGGAAGCCGGAGACCTACGCCCACGTCGTCGAATCGGACGTGGACGTGATCGTCCAGGACGTTGCGACGCGGGGGCAGGCGCGTGTGGCGCTCGAGAACCGGCGCTTTCTGGCCGACGACGGGCGGCTCCTGTTGGCCGTGAAGGCGCGGAGCGAGGACGTGACTCGGGAGCCGTCAGCTGTGTACGATGACGTTCGGGAGGAGCTTTCGGAGGGCTATGAGTTTGTTGAGACGAGGGGGCTCGAGGAGTACCATACGGATCACCTCGGAATTGTGGCACAGCCTCTCTAA
- a CDS encoding phage tail protein gives MDQDITRRKAIQTLSVGGITVALSGCQGMLSEMIDMNTNTQDRHGPMRTGRFTVQINDTEIAGFQHVKIPGSSTERDEYRDGSDPDYEKKLWGKTTYDELELVRGFVPGDPVLREWKDDVIAGKVDSGRKKVTVSLMNEDGEAVIEWQFSNSWITEYEPPELDANAEENVGTEAVTVAFDKMVRTEV, from the coding sequence ATGGATCAAGACATCACGCGGCGAAAGGCCATTCAAACCCTCTCGGTGGGTGGGATTACGGTCGCACTCAGTGGTTGTCAGGGCATGTTAAGCGAGATGATAGATATGAACACAAATACACAAGACCGTCACGGACCGATGCGTACTGGACGATTCACGGTTCAAATAAACGACACCGAAATTGCAGGGTTTCAACACGTAAAGATTCCAGGTAGTTCGACCGAACGTGATGAATATCGTGACGGCTCTGACCCCGACTACGAAAAGAAACTCTGGGGAAAAACGACCTACGACGAACTGGAACTGGTACGAGGATTCGTTCCCGGTGATCCTGTACTTCGGGAGTGGAAAGATGACGTCATCGCGGGTAAGGTAGACTCAGGCCGAAAAAAAGTCACGGTCAGCCTGATGAACGAAGACGGTGAAGCAGTGATCGAATGGCAGTTTTCCAACTCGTGGATTACGGAGTATGAGCCGCCAGAACTGGATGCAAATGCTGAAGAAAACGTTGGTACGGAAGCAGTCACAGTCGCGTTCGACAAAATGGTACGCACTGAGGTGTAA
- a CDS encoding MarR family transcriptional regulator, with protein sequence MRISADWMVLADDRILEFLEENGPRSPSKIKSEGPIPFSRQHINNRCMKLEKYGLTQNIGNGVYTITDTGEKYLQGDLDGRKLDRG encoded by the coding sequence ATGCGGATTTCTGCTGACTGGATGGTTCTCGCTGACGACAGGATTCTCGAGTTTTTGGAAGAGAACGGACCACGATCGCCATCAAAGATCAAAAGTGAGGGTCCGATCCCGTTCTCCCGCCAACATATAAATAATCGCTGTATGAAGTTGGAAAAGTATGGTCTGACCCAAAATATCGGAAATGGAGTATATACGATTACTGATACTGGCGAAAAGTATCTTCAAGGCGATTTAGACGGGAGAAAATTGGATAGAGGTTGA
- a CDS encoding fatty acid--CoA ligase, with translation MSEHPTLGDTLEGTVERHPDRDAIIYPRKDQRWTYADFDDRVNRLANALLEAGIEKGDRVATVLYNGSEIALTVFACAKIGAVFTPLNFRLPAGEIEYIVTDAEAEMVLFESATREAVESARPNLETVDEYVFIDDDRADTPSDADGFYEMLESGSPDRPDVRVDENDVYAFIYTSGTTGQPKGVVHEHRDMVEHNLLCIAESNLTRDDVGLSMMPLYHCAELHCNLFPRVHRGAANVIHHEFEPNAVLEAIETHAVTLVFAAPTAWNALSLTAAEMDVDVSSLRLGLYGAAPMPEQVLENCRQHLCDDYLQAYGMTEIGPAGVFQAPEDQLSKQGSAGLPALNHRVRIVEPDADPEQVVDEGAVGEILIASPCTMREYWNRPEATADSLREADGTTWYYTGDLGYRDDDGYLYVVDRKDDMIVSGGENIYPSEIEDVLFTHDAVEEAAIVGEPDDEWGEQVVAYVVADDSITASDLDAFALESDHLADFKRPRTYYFVDKLPKNPSGKVQKFKLRTHEADVEPETESIST, from the coding sequence ATGTCAGAGCACCCCACTTTGGGCGACACGTTGGAGGGGACTGTCGAGCGACACCCGGATCGCGATGCGATCATCTATCCGCGCAAGGACCAACGGTGGACGTACGCCGACTTCGACGATCGGGTAAATCGGCTCGCGAACGCCCTACTCGAGGCCGGAATCGAGAAAGGAGATCGGGTAGCAACCGTGCTCTACAACGGGTCAGAAATAGCACTCACCGTCTTTGCGTGTGCGAAAATCGGCGCCGTTTTTACCCCGCTTAACTTCCGCCTGCCAGCAGGCGAGATCGAGTACATCGTCACCGACGCCGAGGCGGAGATGGTCCTCTTCGAATCAGCGACTCGGGAGGCAGTCGAGAGTGCCCGACCGAACCTCGAGACCGTCGACGAGTACGTGTTCATCGACGACGACCGGGCGGATACCCCGTCGGATGCCGACGGTTTCTACGAGATGCTCGAGTCAGGGTCGCCCGACCGACCCGACGTTCGCGTCGACGAAAACGACGTGTACGCCTTCATCTACACGTCCGGGACGACGGGCCAGCCGAAAGGAGTCGTCCACGAACATCGGGACATGGTCGAGCACAACCTGCTGTGTATCGCGGAGTCGAATCTCACTCGAGACGACGTGGGACTGTCAATGATGCCGCTGTATCACTGCGCCGAACTCCACTGCAACCTATTCCCGCGAGTCCACCGCGGTGCGGCGAACGTGATCCACCACGAATTCGAACCAAATGCCGTCCTCGAGGCGATCGAAACGCATGCCGTTACGCTCGTATTCGCCGCACCGACAGCCTGGAACGCACTCTCGCTGACCGCCGCCGAGATGGACGTCGACGTCTCCTCGCTCCGACTCGGCCTGTACGGCGCAGCGCCGATGCCCGAACAGGTTCTCGAAAACTGTAGGCAACACCTTTGCGATGACTACCTGCAAGCCTACGGCATGACCGAAATCGGACCCGCGGGCGTCTTTCAGGCCCCGGAAGATCAGCTTTCGAAACAGGGATCGGCCGGCCTGCCCGCGCTCAATCACCGCGTGCGAATCGTCGAACCGGATGCGGATCCGGAACAGGTCGTCGATGAAGGCGCCGTCGGCGAAATCCTTATCGCCAGTCCGTGTACGATGCGCGAGTACTGGAACCGGCCTGAAGCGACCGCAGACTCGTTGCGCGAAGCCGATGGGACGACGTGGTACTACACCGGCGATCTGGGCTATCGCGACGACGACGGCTACCTCTACGTCGTCGACCGGAAAGACGACATGATCGTTTCCGGCGGCGAGAACATCTATCCGTCCGAAATCGAGGACGTGCTGTTTACACACGACGCCGTCGAAGAAGCGGCCATCGTCGGCGAACCCGACGATGAATGGGGCGAGCAGGTCGTCGCGTACGTCGTCGCCGACGACAGCATCACTGCGTCGGACCTCGATGCATTCGCCCTCGAGAGCGATCACCTCGCTGACTTCAAGCGACCGCGAACGTACTATTTCGTCGACAAACTCCCCAAGAATCCAAGCGGTAAGGTACAGAAGTTCAAACTTCGGACGCACGAAGCGGACGTCGAGCCCGAAACCGAATCGATCTCGACCTGA
- a CDS encoding carbohydrate-binding domain-containing protein, whose translation MVGVHRRGLIRWDVRSDSESCFGVYRRRFHRRRRRIDGRGQFLRRTGGWRNWTTVDLGNASLSAGEHVVRVTANAAEWNFNWLEITATDGTDGGNDTDERNGTDTGNDTDERNGTDTGNDTVGAETIEIGKYEIRDTTGDGLYNDFTGDGETTHEDVEAFLEHLRSDGVQNNPEKFDFSGNGQVDGTDVLELLRQV comes from the coding sequence ATGGTGGGAGTACACCGTCGAGGGCTCATCCGGTGGGACGTACGATCTGACAGCGAAAGTTGCTTCGGAGTATACAGGAGGCGATTTCACCGTCGCCGTCGACGGATCGACGGTCGCGGCCAGTTCCTTCGGCGAACCGGCGGCTGGCGAAACTGGACGACGGTCGACCTTGGCAACGCGTCGCTGTCAGCCGGCGAACACGTCGTTCGCGTCACTGCTAACGCGGCCGAGTGGAATTTCAACTGGCTCGAAATCACGGCTACCGACGGTACGGACGGCGGCAACGACACCGATGAGAGAAACGGTACTGACACCGGCAACGACACCGATGAGAGAAACGGTACTGACACCGGCAACGACACCGTCGGAGCTGAAACCATCGAAATCGGCAAGTACGAAATCCGTGATACTACCGGCGACGGCCTGTACAATGACTTCACTGGTGATGGCGAGACTACCCACGAAGACGTCGAGGCGTTCCTCGAACACCTGCGGTCCGACGGTGTCCAGAACAACCCCGAGAAATTCGACTTCAGCGGGAACGGCCAGGTCGACGGCACGGATGTCCTCGAGCTACTTCGACAGGTCTGA
- a CDS encoding DUF309 domain-containing protein, protein MRDHTRDDTVGPPISGNPAGWNEGRAASNGWEHGTLRRAVIHGISLYNVGEFHDAHDCFEAEWYNYGRGSTESTFLHGMVQVAAGAYKHFDFEDDGGMSSLFQTALQYLENVPSDFYGVDIPDVKSTLEDALDDPSVLHDWQIKLDGTHPEASEIDLEYARELE, encoded by the coding sequence ATGCGTGACCATACTCGGGACGATACCGTTGGGCCACCTATTTCGGGGAATCCGGCCGGATGGAACGAGGGGCGGGCGGCGTCGAACGGGTGGGAACACGGGACGCTTCGACGAGCCGTAATCCACGGGATATCTCTCTACAACGTCGGTGAATTTCACGATGCACACGATTGTTTCGAAGCGGAATGGTACAATTACGGAAGAGGGTCCACAGAGAGCACGTTTTTACACGGGATGGTCCAAGTCGCGGCGGGAGCCTACAAGCACTTCGATTTCGAGGACGACGGGGGCATGTCGAGCTTGTTTCAGACGGCGTTGCAGTACCTAGAGAACGTGCCGAGCGATTTCTATGGCGTCGATATTCCTGACGTGAAATCGACGCTCGAAGACGCGCTGGACGACCCATCTGTACTGCACGACTGGCAGATTAAACTCGACGGGACACACCCGGAGGCGTCGGAAATCGATCTCGAATACGCGAGGGAACTCGAGTAG
- a CDS encoding glutamate--cysteine ligase produces the protein MERGSRESFTRMGTLGIEEECFVVDKDGRPTSGTDELVYEYDPPEILEDRLDHELFKFVIETQTPLIEDLGDARESLLAIRQALLDHAKAHGYRIAAAGLHPLAKWQELEHADKPRYRAQLDRIQYPQHRNTTAGVHVHIGVDDADKAVWIANELRWYVPVLLALSANSPYWNGFDTGLQSARAKIFEALPNTGMPTYFEDFEAFDRFERLMLETESINDRGELWYDVRPHTAHGTVEVRTPDSQADPDVVLAFVEYAHALVEELADEYEDGANGHHHRRELLDENKWRAIRYGQDATFIDRDLDGTVDLGDLVDRECERLGIDGIKRVYERESGANRQRRLSEKEGPDALCESLFLDAE, from the coding sequence ATGGAACGCGGGTCGCGAGAATCGTTTACGCGCATGGGGACGCTGGGGATCGAAGAGGAGTGTTTCGTCGTCGACAAGGACGGCCGTCCGACCAGCGGGACTGACGAACTCGTCTACGAATACGACCCGCCGGAGATACTCGAGGACCGACTCGACCACGAACTGTTCAAGTTCGTGATCGAGACCCAGACGCCACTGATAGAGGACCTCGGCGACGCCCGCGAGTCACTGCTTGCGATCCGGCAGGCCCTCCTCGACCATGCAAAAGCGCACGGCTACAGAATCGCCGCCGCCGGTCTCCACCCACTGGCGAAGTGGCAGGAACTCGAGCACGCCGACAAGCCTCGCTATCGGGCCCAACTCGACCGGATTCAGTATCCGCAGCACCGAAACACGACCGCCGGAGTCCACGTTCATATCGGGGTCGACGACGCCGACAAAGCGGTCTGGATCGCGAACGAACTGCGATGGTACGTGCCGGTCTTGCTTGCGCTCTCTGCCAACTCTCCGTACTGGAACGGATTCGACACCGGACTCCAGTCCGCGCGAGCGAAGATTTTCGAAGCGCTACCGAACACGGGAATGCCGACCTATTTCGAGGATTTCGAGGCGTTCGACCGGTTCGAACGATTGATGCTCGAAACGGAGTCGATCAACGACCGCGGTGAACTGTGGTACGACGTTCGACCCCATACCGCCCACGGAACCGTCGAGGTACGGACGCCGGACAGTCAGGCCGACCCCGACGTCGTCCTGGCATTCGTCGAGTACGCCCATGCACTCGTCGAAGAGCTTGCAGACGAGTACGAGGACGGCGCAAACGGCCACCACCATCGTCGGGAACTGCTCGACGAGAACAAATGGCGAGCCATCCGCTACGGACAAGACGCAACGTTCATCGACCGCGATCTCGACGGCACCGTCGATCTCGGCGATCTGGTCGACCGGGAGTGTGAGCGACTCGGAATCGATGGCATCAAACGCGTTTACGAGCGGGAGAGCGGGGCAAACCGACAGCGGCGCTTGTCCGAAAAGGAGGGGCCTGACGCGCTGTGTGAGTCGCTCTTTTTGGACGCAGAATAA
- a CDS encoding inositol monophosphatase family protein, translating into MSEVDSDSGRAAVAVRAANEGAAVAADSFRTDLAVENKGTKTDVVTQVDRDAQKTVIETIRGAYPDDPIVGEEDGACKKVPASGPAWIVDPIDGTNNYVGGNRAFGTAVAVVVDGEPVSAATVCPALSDTYRVGPEGAFRNDEPLSVSDCDDPEAATVCPTFWWDFDQRDQYAAATRELVQRFGDMRRFGCAQLELAMVASGALEGIMTNLRTNPWDTVAGVQLIREAGGVVTDLEGDRWRHDSAGLVASNGAIHDELLAATREIER; encoded by the coding sequence ATGAGTGAAGTCGACTCCGATTCCGGTCGCGCGGCCGTCGCCGTTCGCGCAGCGAACGAAGGTGCAGCTGTCGCGGCCGACTCGTTCCGGACGGACCTGGCCGTCGAGAACAAAGGAACCAAGACGGACGTCGTGACGCAAGTCGACCGGGATGCCCAGAAAACCGTTATCGAGACGATTCGAGGGGCATACCCGGACGACCCGATCGTCGGAGAGGAGGACGGTGCCTGCAAGAAGGTCCCGGCATCGGGCCCGGCGTGGATCGTCGATCCCATCGACGGAACGAACAATTACGTCGGCGGCAATCGCGCGTTCGGGACCGCCGTCGCAGTAGTTGTCGACGGCGAACCCGTCAGTGCCGCGACGGTCTGCCCGGCCCTTTCCGATACGTACCGCGTCGGACCCGAAGGCGCGTTTCGCAACGACGAGCCGCTATCGGTCAGCGACTGCGACGATCCGGAGGCTGCGACCGTCTGCCCGACCTTCTGGTGGGACTTCGATCAACGCGATCAGTACGCCGCCGCGACTCGCGAACTCGTCCAGCGGTTCGGCGACATGCGTCGGTTCGGTTGCGCCCAACTCGAGTTGGCTATGGTCGCATCGGGCGCGCTCGAAGGGATTATGACTAACCTGCGGACGAACCCCTGGGACACCGTTGCCGGCGTTCAGTTGATCCGCGAGGCGGGCGGCGTCGTCACCGACCTCGAGGGAGACCGCTGGCGACACGACAGCGCCGGTCTGGTTGCCTCGAACGGTGCGATTCACGACGAGTTGCTCGCGGCTACTCGCGAAATAGAGCGATGA
- a CDS encoding helix-turn-helix domain-containing protein yields MSSDDTDEHSVDAAEEGDEPLEEPADFVGTDAGEPERNAAVEELDQRIVDLLSWILDTETRAKIYVYLLASPGSTSEEVAKGTGLYPSTVREALAELHDEDRVTREKRASKGAGNNPYEYTAIQPSDLVGGVVDQVQRELNTIFTLDRVLDRNSARESGAELEESVEPVTITVDDTTPSDESNSDADVVAFGDDMEVGSVDTETAEHDESGDSETDP; encoded by the coding sequence ATGAGTTCCGATGATACCGACGAGCATTCCGTCGATGCCGCTGAGGAGGGAGATGAACCGCTCGAGGAACCGGCCGACTTCGTTGGGACCGATGCGGGCGAACCCGAGCGAAACGCGGCCGTCGAGGAACTCGATCAGCGGATCGTCGACCTGCTTTCGTGGATCCTCGATACCGAAACCCGTGCAAAGATCTACGTCTACCTGCTGGCAAGCCCCGGTAGTACTTCCGAGGAGGTTGCCAAGGGAACCGGCCTCTATCCCAGCACCGTTCGCGAAGCGCTCGCTGAACTGCACGACGAGGATCGCGTTACGAGGGAAAAACGCGCGAGCAAGGGTGCCGGGAACAACCCCTACGAATACACTGCGATTCAGCCAAGCGATCTAGTCGGGGGTGTCGTCGATCAAGTCCAGCGCGAACTGAATACTATTTTCACACTCGATCGCGTTCTCGACCGAAATTCCGCTCGGGAATCCGGAGCCGAACTCGAGGAATCTGTCGAACCGGTCACGATCACCGTCGACGACACGACGCCGAGCGACGAGTCAAACTCGGACGCCGACGTCGTCGCGTTCGGCGACGACATGGAGGTCGGGTCAGTCGACACGGAGACCGCCGAACACGACGAAAGCGGTGACTCCGAAACTGATCCGTAG
- a CDS encoding NOP5/NOP56 family protein: MTDTDGWFADAERDDSDAMAAGIREGNSDEPRNWPALALEAGFASDEDDYYDALREATTAATRTAVAEREQADDRQLVHAVRAMDDCNRTANELAERLAEWAGTVDPEAGTGVEYARAVASGESGDALTEPAIRSLAERIADLADEADDLRAFVERRTPAIAPNLCALGDPVLAARLISLAGGLEELAKKPSGTIQVLGAEDALFAHLRGHAPSPKHGIIYTHDAVRGTHPDDRGSAARAVAGKLAIAARVDYYSGESKPELEAELAERIETIQARTAEKESDDDAAPDGGVDHE; encoded by the coding sequence ATGACCGACACGGACGGGTGGTTCGCGGACGCGGAACGCGACGATTCCGACGCGATGGCAGCCGGGATTCGCGAGGGGAATTCCGACGAACCGCGGAACTGGCCCGCTCTCGCGCTCGAGGCGGGATTCGCCAGCGACGAGGACGACTACTACGACGCTCTGCGCGAAGCGACGACCGCAGCGACGCGGACCGCGGTGGCCGAACGCGAGCAGGCCGACGACCGTCAACTCGTCCACGCGGTCCGAGCGATGGACGACTGTAACCGAACTGCCAACGAACTGGCAGAGCGGCTAGCCGAGTGGGCCGGGACTGTAGACCCCGAGGCGGGAACCGGCGTCGAGTACGCCAGAGCGGTGGCAAGCGGTGAATCCGGCGACGCGCTGACAGAGCCCGCGATTCGTTCGCTCGCCGAACGGATCGCCGACTTGGCCGACGAGGCCGACGATCTGCGCGCATTCGTCGAGCGGCGGACGCCGGCCATTGCGCCAAACCTCTGTGCACTCGGCGATCCGGTCCTCGCAGCGCGACTGATATCCCTCGCCGGTGGCCTCGAGGAACTGGCGAAGAAACCGAGCGGAACGATTCAGGTCCTGGGTGCGGAGGACGCTCTATTCGCCCACCTTCGGGGGCACGCACCGTCACCCAAACACGGAATTATCTACACGCACGACGCGGTCCGCGGCACGCACCCCGACGACCGGGGGTCAGCCGCCCGCGCAGTCGCTGGCAAGCTCGCTATCGCGGCCCGCGTCGATTACTACTCGGGCGAATCGAAGCCCGAACTCGAAGCGGAACTAGCTGAGCGGATCGAGACGATTCAAGCCCGGACTGCGGAGAAGGAGTCAGACGACGATGCCGCACCTGACGGGGGTGTCGACCATGAGTGA